Genomic DNA from Xiphophorus couchianus chromosome 12, X_couchianus-1.0, whole genome shotgun sequence:
AAAAGGTGCGCATGAGAATAAACATTGTGACATCTGGAGAGGAGTACCAGGAGAACACAAGCCTATAAAGAAGTTTATGTTGGTCAATGCAAGGGTCAACATTTCTTCAGCTGTTGCCAGGGAACAAGAACTGTCTCAGGTCATAGGTGAACTGACCAGAACTAAATTAAACGTTTGGACAATTACAGCATTGTTTTTTGGCTTTCTTGCTTGAGCTCCTCCACAGGCCATTGGCATAAAATAGattgctgcagatttttttctcccatgGCGAGCATTTGGGTCTCTCAACTGGGAACCATTTGCACATCCAAGACTTTGTTCTTGCTGATTTCCTTCCTGCTGCTCCGGGAGACTCGCTTTGGAAAGGGCAGCCCCATCTCCAACGCTCATCAGAGGTATCGTCCTGATCCAGGACTGGGTGACGGGCATGGAGGTGTGGTGGATCCATCACCGTTGGATCAGGACAACAGcgcaaaaatgaaaaacctaCTGGACAGCCTGAAGGAGCAGTTTCAGCGGACGTTCAACCTGTCCGGACTGGGTCCTTCAAACCTGTCTTCTGGAACTGCACGAGAGGATCCACCCGAGTACATGATGGAGCTTTATAACCGCTTTGCTAATGACCGCACTGCCATGCCCACAGCCAATATCATTCGCAGCTTCAAAAATGAAGGTACATTTTTGCTCCATATATTGTTGGAACTGTTTAAAAATAGGTGAAAGTTCCTTTTCAAAATCTATAACCTGTGGAGCATTCCATAATGCAAATTAGGGAGAAGGGGCCTCTTGTATTTATGGCAAATGTTAATGCTTTTCCTCTAAGCTTGTACAAGTGTTAATTATACCAGTTGCAGACATTACTTTAACCTGAAAGTTCTGAgttttgtttagctttttacATGAGTAAGTCAGAGAGTAAATGTATCTTTGCTTTGGGATGAAATCTGTCTAAAACTTCAGCTCAAATGTAAATAtacagcagaaacaacaaagagctttaactttgaatttgtgtttttgtctagaTTCAAATCCCAGTGTTGTGGGAGAAGGAGGTGTGAGACGCCACCCACTGCTCTTCAACGTGTCAATCCCGCATCATGAACGCATCACAGCAGCTGAACTACGCCTCTACACTCTAGTCCAGACTGACCGCCACCTTTACGCCGGAGTTGACCGCAAGGTCACCATCTATGAACTGACATCGCACGACTGGCTTAACATGACCGATGAAAAGACAACGCGGGGAGATGAGTTTGCAGGGGTGGAGGAGCGAACTGAGTTTTTGGAACTGGCTTCACGCCAGGTGTTTGGGACAGATAACGGTTGGGAAGCTTTTGACCTCACTGCTGCTGTGCAGCGTTGGTGTAAATCTGATGGAGCAACAACACACCGTTTAGAAGTACAGATTTCTAGCATTGCTGATGACGAAAATGTTGAGAGTACGAAAGAGACCAGCAAAGATGAGGCTCCACTTGAAGGTGACATGAGGATTGAAAACAGACCAGAGGAAAAACATAAACCTCTTCTGATTGTCTTCTCTGATGATCAGAGCAGTGATCACCGTGACGACAGGCGTGAGTTGAATGAGATGATAGACCATGAGACGTCTAGTGCTGTTCTGCAGAATGACTTCGGGACAGACCTGGGTGGGCTGTGGGGCGAGGATGAGAGTGAGGCTGAACCAGATGAGGAAGACCTCATCCAGATGCGTTCCAACCTGATCTATGACACAGCGTCCCGCATTCGTCGCAACGCCAAAGGAAACCACTGCAAGAAACAATCTCTGTACGTAGAGTTTAAAGACATTGGGTGGGATAGTTGGATCCTTGCACCCACTGGCTATGATGCCTTTGAATGTGCTGGCGTTTGTTCATACCCACTGACAAAGCACGTCACACCTACCAAACATGCCATAGTCCAGACACTGGTAAACATCCACAGTCCCCAGAAGGCAGCACGAGCCTGTTGT
This window encodes:
- the bmp10 gene encoding bone morphogenetic protein 10, which encodes MASIWVSQLGTICTSKTLFLLISFLLLRETRFGKGSPISNAHQRYRPDPGLGDGHGGVVDPSPLDQDNSAKMKNLLDSLKEQFQRTFNLSGLGPSNLSSGTAREDPPEYMMELYNRFANDRTAMPTANIIRSFKNEDSNPSVVGEGGVRRHPLLFNVSIPHHERITAAELRLYTLVQTDRHLYAGVDRKVTIYELTSHDWLNMTDEKTTRGDEFAGVEERTEFLELASRQVFGTDNGWEAFDLTAAVQRWCKSDGATTHRLEVQISSIADDENVESTKETSKDEAPLEGDMRIENRPEEKHKPLLIVFSDDQSSDHRDDRRELNEMIDHETSSAVLQNDFGTDLGGLWGEDESEAEPDEEDLIQMRSNLIYDTASRIRRNAKGNHCKKQSLYVEFKDIGWDSWILAPTGYDAFECAGVCSYPLTKHVTPTKHAIVQTLVNIHSPQKAARACCVPTKLDPISLLYLDDTGVVTYKYKYEGMVVAECGCR